The following are from one region of the Macaca thibetana thibetana isolate TM-01 chromosome 2, ASM2454274v1, whole genome shotgun sequence genome:
- the RPL29 gene encoding 60S ribosomal protein L29: MAKSKNHTTHNQSRKWHRNGIKKPRSQRYESLKGVDPKFLRNMRFAKKHNKKGLKKMQANNAKAMSARAEAVKALVKPKEVKPKIPKGVSRKLDRLAYIAHPKLGKRARARIAKGLRLCRPKAKAKAKDQTKAQAAAPASIPAQAPKGAQATTKATE; the protein is encoded by the exons ATGGCCAAGTCCAAgaaccacaccacacacaaccaGT CCCGAAAATGGCACAGAAATGGTATCAAGAAACCCCGATCACAAAGATACGAATCTCTTAAGGGG GTGGACCCCAAGTTCCTGAGGAACATGCGCTTTGCCAAGAAGCACAACAAGAAGGGCCTAAAGAAGATGCAGGCCAACAATGCCAAGGCCATGAGTGCACGTGCCGAGGCTGTCAAGGCCCTCGTAAAGCCCAAGGAGGTTAAGCCCAAGATCCCAAAGGGTGTCAGCCGCAAGCTTGATCGACTTGCCTACATTGCCCACCCCAAGCTTGGGAAGCGTGCTCGTGCTCGCATTGCCAAGGGGCTCCGGCTGTGCCGGCcaaaggccaaggccaaggccaaggaTCAAACCAAGGCCCAGGCTGCAGCTCCAGCTTCAATTCCAGCTCAGGCTCCCAAAGGTGCCCAGGCCACTACAAAGGCTACAGAGTAG
- the LOC126948695 gene encoding aminoacylase-1 has translation MNSKGPEEEHPSVTLFRQYLRIRTVQPKPDYGAAVAFFEERARQLGLGCQKVEVAPGYVVTVLTWPGTNPALSSILLNSHTDVVPVFKEHWSHDPFEAFKDSEGYIYARGAQDMKCVSIQYLEAVRRLKVEGHRFPRTIHMTFVPDEEVGGHQGMELFVQRPEFHALRAGFALDEGIANPSDAFTVFYSERSPWWVRVTSTGRPGHGSLFIEDTAAEKLHKVVSSILAFREKEWQRLQSNPHLKEGAVTSVNLTKLEGGVAYNVVPATMSASFDFRVAPDVDFKAFEEQLQSWCQAAGEGVTLEFAQKWMHPQVTPTDDSNPWWAAFSRVCKDMNLSLEPEIMPAATDSRFIRAVGVPALGFSPLNRTPVLLHDHDERLHEAVFLRGVDIYTRLLPVLASVPALPSES, from the exons GAGCTGCTGTGGCCTTCTTTGAGGAGAGAGCCCGCCAGCTGGGCCTGGGCTGTCAGAAAGTGGAG GTGGCACCTGGCTATGTGGTGACCGTGTTGACCTGGCCAGGCACCAACCCTGCACTCTCCTCCATCTTGCTCAACTCCCACACGGATGTGGTGCCTGTCTTCAAG GAACATTGGAGTCACGACCCCTTTGAGGCCTTCAAGGATTCTGAGGGCTACATCTATGCCAGGGGTGCCCAAGACATGAAGTGCGTCAGCATCCA GTACCTGGAGGCTGTGAGGAGGCTGAAGGTGGAGGGCCACCGGTTCCCCAGAACCATCCACATGACCTTTGTGCCTG atgaggaggttGGGGGTCACCAAGGCATGGAGCTGTTCGTGCAGCGGCCTGAGTTCCACGCCCTGAGGGCAGGATTTGCCCTGGATGAGG GCATAGCCAACCCCAGTGATGCCTTCACTGTCTTTTATAGTGAGCGGAGTCCCTGGT GGGTGCGGGTcaccagcactgggaggccaggCCATGGCTCGCTCTTCATCGAGGACACAGCAGCAGAGAAGCTG CACAAGGTTGTGAGCTCCATCCTGGCATTCCGGGAGAAGGAATGGCAGAG GCTGCAGTCAAACCCCCACCTGAAAGAGGGGGCTGTGACGTCCGTGAACCTGACTAAGCTAGAGGGTGGCGTGGCCTATAACGTGGTACCTGCCACCATGAGCGCCAGCTTTGACTTCCGTGTGGCACCGGATGTGGACTTCAAG GCTTTTGAGGAGCAGCTGCAGAGCTGGTGCCAGGCAGCTGGCGAGGGGGTCACCTTAGAGTTTGCTCAG AAGTGGATGCACCCCCAAGTGACACCTACTGATGACTCAAACCCCTGGTGGGCAGCTTTTAGCCGGGTCTGCAAGGACAT GAACCTCTCTCTGGAGCCTGAGATCATGCCTGCTGCCACTGACAGCCGCTTTATCCGTGCG GTGGGGGTCCCAGCTCTAGGCTTCTCACCCTTGAACCGCACACCTGTGCTACTGCATGACCACGATGAACGGCTGCATGAGGCTGTGTTCCTCCGTGGGGTGGACATATATACACGCCTACTGCCTGTCCTTGCCAGTGTgcctgccctgcccagtgagAGCTGA
- the LOC126948694 gene encoding aminoacylase-1 codes for MTSKGPEEEHPSVTLFRQYLRIRTVQPKPDYGAAVAFFEERARQLGLGCQKVEVAPGYVVTVLTWPGTNPALSSILLNSHTDVVPVFKEHWSHDPFEAFKDSEGYIYARGAQDMKCVSIQYLEAVRRLKVEGHRFPRTIHMTFVPDEEVGGHQGMELFVQRPEFHALRAGFALDEGIANPSDAFTVFYSERSPWWVRVTSTGRPGHGSLFIEDTAAEKLHKVVSSILAFREKEWQRLQSNPHLKEGAVTSVNLTKLEGGVAYNVVPATMSASFDFRVAPDVDFKAFEEQLQSWCQAAGEGVTLEFAQKWMHPQVTPTDDSNPWWAAFSRVCKDMNLSLEPEIMPAATDSRFIRAVGVPALGFSPLNRTPVLLHDHDERLHEAVFLRGVDIYTRLLPALASVPALPSES; via the exons ATGACCAGCAAGGGTCCCGAAGAGGAGCATCCATCAGTGACGCTCTTCCGCCAGTACCTGCGCATCCGCACCGTCCAGCCCAAGCCTGACTATG GAGCTGCTGTGGCCTTCTTTGAGGAGAGAGCCCGCCAGCTGGGCCTGGGCTGTCAGAAAGTGGAG GTGGCACCTGGCTATGTGGTGACCGTGTTGACCTGGCCAGGCACCAACCCTGCACTCTCCTCCATCTTGCTCAACTCCCACACGGATGTGGTGCCTGTCTTCAAG GAACATTGGAGTCACGACCCCTTTGAGGCCTTCAAGGATTCTGAGGGCTACATCTATGCCAGGGGTGCCCAAGACATGAAGTGCGTCAGCATCCA GTACCTGGAGGCTGTGAGGAGGCTGAAGGTGGAGGGCCACCGGTTCCCCAGAACCATCCACATGACCTTTGTGCCTG atgaggaggttGGGGGTCACCAAGGCATGGAGCTGTTCGTGCAGCGGCCTGAGTTCCACGCCCTGAGGGCAGGATTTGCCCTGGATGAGG GCATAGCCAACCCCAGTGATGCCTTCACTGTCTTTTATAGTGAGCGGAGTCCCTGGT GGGTGCGGGTcaccagcactgggaggccaggCCATGGCTCGCTCTTCATCGAGGACACAGCAGCAGAGAAGCTG CACAAGGTTGTGAGCTCCATCCTGGCATTCCGGGAGAAGGAATGGCAGAG GCTGCAGTCAAACCCCCACCTGAAAGAGGGGGCTGTGACGTCCGTGAACCTGACTAAGCTAGAGGGTGGCGTGGCCTATAACGTGGTACCTGCCACCATGAGCGCCAGCTTTGACTTCCGTGTGGCACCGGATGTGGACTTCAAG GCTTTTGAGGAGCAGCTGCAGAGCTGGTGCCAGGCAGCTGGCGAGGGGGTCACCTTAGAGTTTGCTCAG AAGTGGATGCACCCCCAAGTGACACCTACTGATGACTCAAACCCCTGGTGGGCAGCTTTTAGCCGGGTCTGCAAGGACAT GAACCTCTCTCTGGAGCCTGAGATCATGCCTGCTGCCACTGACAGCCGCTTTATCCGTGCG GTGGGGGTCCCAGCTCTAGGCTTCTCACCCTTGAACCGCACACCTGTGCTACTGCACGACCACGATGAACGGCTGCATGAGGCTGTGTTCCTCCGTGGGGTGGACATATATACACGCCTACTGCCTGCCCTTGCCAGTGTgcctgccctgcccagtgagAGCTGA